The following proteins are co-located in the Microvirga ossetica genome:
- a CDS encoding polyhydroxyalkanoate depolymerase, with protein sequence MWYLLHEASQFMFSPARMIADLTRLTCTHSLNPVTYTPGGRALVASCELFERATRSYPKPTFNLPASERVVWQQPFCRVIAFGPPSSKPKVLIVAPMSGHNATLLRGTVAAFLDSDQVFITDWNDAKQVSLSEGQFDLSDYVDYCISMFATLGPDLHVMAVCQPAVPVLAAIALMEAEEHPQVPHSVTLLGGPIDTRKTPTAVNSFAQTRDIPWFKRHCIHPVPDRFRGRGRLVYPGFMQLCGFMAMNPDRHFSAHWEMFNHLVEGDGDSAEKHREFYDEYLAVMDLSAEYYLQTLETVFIDHLLPRGLMRHRGRPVDLKAIHRCAVMTIEGEKDDITGRGQTVAALDLSSNLSPGKKEHHLQAGVGHYGVFNGSRFRLEIAPRIKAFMTRHAASRPLSSCRSPTRVCSKSREVQATISSL encoded by the coding sequence ATGTGGTACCTGTTGCATGAAGCGTCGCAGTTTATGTTCTCCCCCGCTCGGATGATCGCCGATCTCACAAGGCTCACCTGCACTCATTCTCTCAACCCAGTGACCTACACTCCAGGCGGTCGCGCTCTGGTGGCTTCTTGTGAGTTGTTCGAGCGGGCCACTCGCTCTTATCCTAAACCCACCTTCAACCTTCCTGCGTCGGAACGAGTTGTGTGGCAGCAGCCCTTCTGCCGGGTGATCGCCTTCGGGCCACCATCGAGCAAGCCCAAAGTGTTGATTGTCGCTCCGATGTCAGGCCACAACGCCACGCTGCTGCGCGGCACAGTGGCGGCGTTCCTCGACAGCGATCAGGTGTTCATCACCGACTGGAATGATGCCAAGCAGGTGTCTTTGTCCGAGGGCCAGTTCGATCTCTCGGATTACGTGGACTACTGCATCAGCATGTTCGCGACGCTGGGACCAGACCTGCACGTGATGGCGGTGTGCCAACCCGCTGTGCCAGTCCTGGCAGCGATAGCTCTTATGGAGGCTGAAGAGCATCCACAGGTGCCCCACTCGGTCACACTCCTGGGTGGACCTATCGACACCCGGAAGACCCCTACCGCAGTCAATAGCTTCGCCCAGACACGCGACATCCCTTGGTTCAAGCGTCACTGCATCCACCCTGTGCCAGACCGGTTCCGGGGCCGGGGACGGCTGGTCTATCCAGGGTTCATGCAACTCTGCGGATTCATGGCGATGAACCCGGACCGCCATTTCTCAGCCCATTGGGAGATGTTCAATCACCTCGTCGAAGGCGACGGTGACTCGGCGGAAAAGCACCGCGAGTTCTATGATGAGTATCTGGCCGTCATGGACTTGTCTGCCGAATATTACCTCCAGACGCTGGAGACAGTGTTCATCGACCATCTGCTGCCCAGAGGGCTGATGCGGCACCGGGGCCGACCGGTGGACCTGAAGGCGATCCACCGCTGTGCTGTCATGACCATCGAGGGGGAGAAGGACGACATCACCGGACGCGGCCAGACGGTTGCAGCGCTCGATCTTTCGTCGAACCTGTCGCCTGGGAAGAAGGAGCACCATCTTCAAGCGGGGGTCGGGCATTATGGCGTCTTCAACGGCTCTCGCTTCCGTTTGGAGATCGCTCCGCGCATCAAAGCGTTCATGACACGGCATGCGGCAAGCAGGCCACTTAGTTCTTGCAGATCGCCCACGCGCGTCTGTTCAAAGTCCAGAGAGGTTCAAGCGACGATCTCCAGCCTGTAG
- a CDS encoding Crp/Fnr family transcriptional regulator produces the protein MAHLSNTATHRANRLLATLEPKDFAYLLPHLEIITLHRRQVLYEAGETICYTYFPHDAVVSLVNVLDDGGSVEVAIFGREGVFGLISALFTRESFGRYIVQIPGTASRVEIEWVREAVNASPRMRLLLYRFTEALLAQTFQIVTCNAVHNVEARCCRWLLSTHDRVEQDTLPLTHEFLAEMLGTQRPSVSIVLRTLQNAGLIRQRRGGIVITDRAGLEEAACECYGKIRRSYERLLPHTYPPVDEDVGSTVA, from the coding sequence ATGGCACATCTGTCCAACACAGCGACGCATCGGGCGAACCGCCTCCTGGCGACGCTGGAGCCCAAGGACTTTGCTTACCTCTTACCGCACCTGGAGATCATAACTCTGCACCGAAGGCAGGTGCTCTACGAGGCAGGCGAAACCATCTGCTACACCTATTTCCCGCATGATGCTGTCGTGTCGCTGGTCAATGTGCTGGATGACGGCGGCTCGGTCGAGGTAGCGATCTTCGGGCGGGAGGGCGTGTTCGGTCTGATTAGCGCCCTGTTTACCCGCGAGTCCTTCGGGCGCTACATCGTGCAGATTCCCGGCACGGCCTCGCGGGTCGAGATCGAGTGGGTGCGCGAGGCGGTCAATGCCTCCCCGCGCATGCGCCTGCTGCTGTACCGCTTCACCGAGGCGCTGCTGGCGCAGACCTTCCAGATCGTCACCTGCAATGCGGTTCACAATGTCGAAGCCCGCTGCTGCCGCTGGCTCCTCAGCACGCATGATCGAGTCGAGCAGGACACGCTGCCGCTCACGCACGAGTTCTTGGCCGAGATGCTGGGGACGCAGCGCCCGAGCGTCAGCATCGTTCTGCGCACGCTCCAGAACGCGGGCCTGATCCGCCAGCGCAGGGGCGGCATTGTCATCACGGATCGGGCTGGTCTCGAAGAAGCGGCTTGCGAATGCTACGGCAAAATCCGCCGCAGCTACGAGCGTCTGCTGCCCCACACTTACCCTCCAGTCGATGAAGATGTTGGCTCAACCGTGGCATGA
- a CDS encoding DUF6494 family protein, translating to MDEDHFNMAVRKFLKEVGVTSQREIERIVREGAMKGASLRLRMTLTSDDEPALKHVVETIIELR from the coding sequence ATGGATGAAGACCACTTCAACATGGCCGTCCGCAAGTTCCTAAAGGAAGTGGGAGTAACGTCGCAGCGCGAGATCGAGCGGATTGTACGTGAGGGAGCCATGAAAGGAGCGAGCCTGCGGCTTCGCATGACCCTGACTTCAGACGATGAGCCCGCGCTAAAGCATGTCGTCGAAACGATCATCGAACTCCGCTAA
- a CDS encoding DUF6894 family protein, with protein MSKAPKRPGQRDDLRRWDDEGGAPRSGHPSHEPHPGPTQATQPALHYFNIGTRSGVIEDSEGETHPGLQAARADALAKARDMIAKGDQKGEDRHDWSFEIRDRANQHVLTVALSEISKSKLTSQGGRR; from the coding sequence ATGAGCAAGGCTCCGAAACGACCGGGCCAGCGTGACGATCTTAGACGATGGGACGACGAAGGCGGTGCGCCGCGCTCCGGGCATCCTTCCCACGAGCCGCATCCCGGGCCCACGCAGGCGACCCAACCGGCGTTGCACTACTTCAACATCGGGACCCGGAGCGGCGTTATTGAGGACTCAGAGGGTGAGACGCATCCCGGTCTCCAAGCCGCCCGTGCAGACGCACTCGCCAAGGCCCGCGACATGATCGCGAAAGGTGATCAAAAAGGCGAGGATCGGCACGATTGGAGTTTCGAGATCAGGGACCGTGCCAATCAACATGTCCTGACAGTCGCGCTTTCAGAAATCTCCAAGTCGAAGCTGACCAGCCAAGGCGGGAGACGCTAA
- a CDS encoding DUF1330 domain-containing protein: MAYLMFQYDRPTDTRNWNNYNRHVQDWITQLLKMPGAISFMAYRAAHQNSPDTFTLLEFRTMEEARQAAASEPMKHVLDELRAFGAMAKVLLVERSPFTPEPILAEIQDSESDPGTPV, translated from the coding sequence ATGGCTTATCTGATGTTTCAATATGACCGTCCGACCGACACCCGGAACTGGAACAACTACAACCGACACGTTCAAGACTGGATCACCCAGCTTCTGAAAATGCCTGGGGCCATATCTTTCATGGCCTATCGCGCCGCTCATCAGAACAGCCCTGACACGTTCACCCTGCTGGAATTCCGCACCATGGAGGAGGCTCGGCAAGCCGCAGCGTCGGAACCGATGAAGCATGTTCTCGACGAGTTGCGGGCCTTTGGCGCGATGGCCAAGGTGCTGCTGGTTGAGCGCTCGCCGTTCACGCCCGAGCCCATCCTGGCTGAAATCCAGGATTCAGAGAGCGACCCAGGCACACCGGTTTGA
- a CDS encoding arsenate reductase ArsC translates to MTERNYNVLFLCTSNSARSVLAEGLLRKDGEGRLRAYSAGSEPKGAVNPLPLKVQGDHGYPTNGIRSKSWDEFAAPEAPVMDFVLTVCDSAAGEACPVWPGHPSIAHWAIDDPVAVEGSDADKEQAFVRAFHAVKSRIDTFLHLPLVSLDRFTMGTRLQAIGHVEAAG, encoded by the coding sequence ATGACCGAGCGAAACTACAATGTTCTGTTCCTCTGCACCAGCAACTCTGCCCGCTCGGTCTTAGCCGAAGGCCTCCTGCGCAAGGACGGCGAGGGCCGCTTGAGAGCCTACTCGGCAGGCAGCGAGCCGAAGGGCGCGGTCAACCCGCTGCCCCTGAAGGTGCAGGGTGACCACGGCTATCCAACTAACGGAATCCGCTCGAAAAGCTGGGATGAGTTCGCGGCTCCGGAAGCGCCTGTGATGGATTTTGTGCTCACCGTCTGCGACAGCGCGGCAGGTGAGGCGTGTCCGGTCTGGCCAGGACACCCCTCAATCGCGCACTGGGCCATCGACGATCCCGTCGCTGTCGAAGGTTCCGACGCCGACAAGGAGCAAGCTTTTGTTCGCGCCTTCCATGCCGTGAAAAGCCGGATCGACACATTCCTCCATCTGCCGCTGGTCAGCCTTGATCGGTTCACGATGGGCACTCGGCTTCAGGCCATTGGTCATGTGGAAGCAGCAGGCTGA
- a CDS encoding YybH family protein: protein MAEQDGDVALIRRWFQKLQLCIQAVDFVGSRPLVADDIITFGTFAAFTVGREATEQEQWRHVWSHIDQFRRRLDDLRTIISADRLTAVGMAVFESTGYTESGKAFDRPGRATMVLGRQAAGEEWIAQHTHVSLFPGTPSRSFTKRKHPPAL from the coding sequence ATGGCTGAACAAGATGGTGATGTCGCCTTGATCCGCCGCTGGTTCCAGAAGCTCCAACTCTGCATCCAGGCGGTGGATTTCGTCGGTTCCCGCCCACTCGTCGCCGACGACATCATCACCTTTGGGACCTTCGCAGCCTTCACTGTTGGGCGCGAGGCAACCGAGCAAGAGCAGTGGCGTCACGTCTGGAGCCATATCGACCAGTTCCGCCGGCGTCTGGATGATCTGCGGACCATCATCTCAGCCGACCGCCTCACGGCGGTCGGCATGGCGGTGTTCGAGTCCACCGGCTACACTGAGAGCGGCAAAGCGTTTGATCGGCCCGGACGGGCGACGATGGTGCTCGGGCGGCAGGCTGCGGGCGAGGAGTGGATCGCCCAGCACACGCACGTGTCGCTGTTCCCTGGCACCCCCTCACGCTCCTTCACCAAGCGGAAGCATCCGCCTGCTTTGTAG
- a CDS encoding sigma-70 family RNA polymerase sigma factor: protein MITAARQHSHPALKESERSRSARRKLARLRHIHPPSHTQHLALVEEVCAGRRSKYMRDRLPACLPHLRAFALSLTRDPVRSDDLVQSTLLRAWANLDHFQHDTNLEAWLFTILRNSFYSEHRKYRREVEDPDSSFAQRLMVQPEQEFRMFLDDVQRALVRLPLEQREALLLVTEHGETYADVAARCGVAEGTIKSRVNRARTQLAAMLQMENRHDLGPDRLMQAALQHSNAVASM, encoded by the coding sequence ATGATCACCGCCGCCCGCCAACACAGCCATCCCGCGCTCAAGGAGTCAGAGCGCAGCCGGTCGGCACGGCGCAAGCTGGCGCGGCTGCGGCACATTCATCCGCCCTCACATACGCAGCATCTTGCCCTTGTTGAGGAGGTCTGCGCGGGCCGTCGCTCAAAATACATGCGCGACCGCCTTCCCGCCTGTCTCCCCCACCTGCGAGCCTTTGCGCTGTCTCTGACCCGCGATCCGGTCCGGAGTGATGATCTCGTGCAGAGTACCCTCCTGCGGGCTTGGGCAAACCTGGATCACTTCCAGCACGACACCAATCTTGAAGCATGGCTGTTCACCATCCTGCGCAACAGCTTCTACTCAGAGCATCGTAAGTACAGACGGGAGGTCGAGGACCCGGACAGCAGCTTCGCCCAACGCCTGATGGTGCAGCCCGAGCAGGAATTCAGGATGTTTCTGGACGACGTTCAACGGGCATTGGTGCGCTTGCCGCTGGAGCAGCGCGAGGCTCTCCTCCTGGTGACTGAGCACGGCGAGACCTATGCGGATGTGGCGGCTCGCTGCGGTGTCGCGGAAGGCACGATCAAGAGCCGGGTGAACCGGGCTCGCACCCAGCTTGCCGCGATGTTGCAGATGGAGAACCGGCACGATCTCGGACCGGATCGGCTGATGCAAGCCGCCCTTCAACACTCGAACGCCGTAGCTTCCATGTGA
- a CDS encoding SWIB/MDM2 domain-containing protein, which yields MPTSEPKKPAKSAKGVAQEQTSNFLKPLQPSQELAAIVGSAPLPRPEVVSKVWEYIKAHRLQNPQNKREIMADEKLQAVFGGKNKVSMFEMNKHLAQHLK from the coding sequence ATGCCGACTTCAGAACCTAAGAAACCGGCGAAATCAGCCAAGGGTGTGGCCCAGGAGCAGACTTCTAACTTCCTCAAGCCGTTACAGCCCTCGCAGGAATTGGCTGCCATTGTCGGCTCGGCACCCCTGCCGCGCCCGGAGGTGGTGAGCAAGGTCTGGGAGTACATCAAGGCGCACAGGCTCCAGAACCCGCAGAACAAGCGCGAGATCATGGCGGACGAGAAGCTTCAGGCGGTGTTCGGCGGCAAGAACAAGGTGAGCATGTTCGAGATGAACAAGCACCTTGCCCAGCATCTCAAGTGA
- a CDS encoding adenylate/guanylate cyclase domain-containing protein: MDRQEHRVERRLAAIFAADVAGYSRLISQDEVGTLRTLATYREITDRLIAEYGGRIANTAGDSVLAEFPSAVDAVQCAVDIQNALAQTSQDAPEECHLQFRIGIHVGDVIVRGGDLLGDRVNIAARLQGLANPGGICISGAAHDYVRKTLSLSFTDLGLQQMKNIEEPIRAYAFPADSSERSPTVPKPPATLSDKPSLTVLPFKNFSEDREHLYFAEGLRDDLIAALLRFSGLVIIPSSSRPDPQRIGHPAADLGATYLLEGSVRRSGHHGRVTAQLTGPSGEGVWAEKYDFELDDIFTVQDELARSIPAALKIELEGHERYLALTKPPANLAAYDYYLRGRHLERSLAQVDRRRAISMFVKAIEVDPQYSRGYLGLARTKILSFRWNEPSDPATVLAEAFDAAVTATTLDPNDAECHWALGLIHLWRREPEEAIACYERARSLSPNHADLLGDMCDALTYVGRPQEAIQVGELALHLNPHQPDTYLWNVAAGYYLCGDYKGALGYLQRMAQPGPAYRLFAATYAQLGRLEDAKHAVAELLKINPAFSISRFAAQAPYTNPNDLARYVTGLRLAGLPE, translated from the coding sequence ATGGATCGGCAGGAGCACAGGGTCGAGCGGCGGCTGGCGGCGATCTTCGCCGCCGACGTGGCAGGTTACTCGCGTCTAATTAGCCAGGATGAGGTCGGAACTCTTCGGACTCTAGCGACCTACCGTGAGATCACAGACAGGCTGATTGCCGAATATGGTGGTCGGATCGCCAATACGGCGGGCGATAGTGTTCTGGCCGAGTTCCCAAGCGCGGTGGATGCTGTTCAATGTGCTGTAGATATCCAGAACGCCCTCGCGCAAACGAGCCAGGACGCTCCCGAGGAATGCCACCTGCAATTCCGGATCGGGATTCACGTCGGTGACGTGATTGTCCGTGGCGGTGATCTGCTCGGCGACAGGGTGAACATAGCGGCGCGCCTTCAGGGGCTCGCTAACCCAGGAGGTATCTGCATTTCCGGAGCAGCGCACGATTATGTGCGCAAAACACTTTCGTTGTCGTTCACTGATCTTGGGCTTCAGCAGATGAAGAATATTGAGGAGCCTATCAGGGCGTACGCATTTCCAGCCGATTCCTCAGAACGCTCACCCACTGTGCCGAAGCCGCCTGCCACTCTCTCCGATAAGCCATCTCTCACTGTTCTCCCCTTCAAGAATTTTAGCGAAGATCGTGAACACCTTTACTTCGCAGAGGGCCTAAGAGATGACCTTATCGCCGCCCTCCTCCGCTTCTCCGGGCTTGTGATCATCCCAAGCAGTTCGCGCCCTGACCCACAACGGATCGGACATCCAGCGGCTGATCTAGGCGCAACCTACCTCCTGGAGGGAAGTGTCCGTCGTTCCGGCCATCATGGCCGCGTGACCGCTCAACTGACCGGCCCATCAGGGGAAGGTGTGTGGGCTGAGAAGTATGATTTCGAGTTGGATGATATTTTCACTGTTCAAGATGAACTGGCCCGGAGCATACCAGCGGCCCTGAAGATTGAGCTTGAAGGGCATGAGCGCTATCTCGCCTTAACCAAGCCGCCTGCAAACTTGGCTGCTTACGATTATTACCTTCGCGGACGCCACCTTGAGCGGAGCTTGGCCCAAGTTGATCGCCGTCGTGCCATCAGCATGTTCGTCAAAGCCATCGAGGTGGACCCTCAATACTCACGCGGATATCTCGGGCTGGCACGGACGAAAATCCTAAGCTTCCGGTGGAACGAACCGTCTGACCCAGCCACTGTGCTTGCCGAAGCGTTTGATGCTGCGGTCACAGCAACAACATTGGACCCGAATGACGCCGAGTGTCATTGGGCGTTGGGTCTAATCCATCTTTGGCGAAGAGAACCTGAGGAGGCGATAGCCTGTTATGAACGGGCTCGGTCCCTCAGCCCAAACCATGCTGATCTTCTCGGTGATATGTGTGATGCGCTTACATATGTTGGGCGACCACAGGAGGCCATTCAGGTTGGCGAATTGGCCCTGCATCTGAACCCCCATCAGCCAGACACATATCTTTGGAATGTTGCAGCCGGTTACTATCTCTGCGGGGATTACAAAGGGGCACTAGGATACCTCCAGCGGATGGCGCAGCCAGGACCCGCCTACCGCCTCTTCGCAGCTACGTACGCCCAGCTTGGACGGCTTGAAGATGCCAAACATGCGGTGGCGGAACTGTTAAAGATCAACCCAGCGTTCTCGATCAGTCGCTTTGCCGCCCAAGCGCCATACACCAACCCAAACGACCTTGCTCGATACGTGACTGGATTGCGATTGGCGGGTCTCCCCGAATAG
- a CDS encoding sensor histidine kinase, with translation MQSVSTEDDRLATLRSYRVLDTPPEPAFDDLVQLAARACQTPIALISLIDEGRQWFKAEVGLGVRETPLDRSICLSAMLEPEMTIVPDLAEDPRFAHNPLVTEEPHLRFYAGAVLRTPDGVPLGALCVFDRVARDLTEEQASTLTMLAGQVMSQLELRRAIAERDDVLEANRRFEQRQSLLVRELHHRVKNTLATVQALVGATGRSSGSFDEFYRSFSNRIVSLAKTHNLLTEDYWQTAPLRGIALTELKPFAEGRQPRFMLIGPPVELSADLAVPVGMALHELTANAICYGALSVPGGHVQVRWSVTQIEEVRKLHLEWREFGGPIVSEPQHQGFGTTLLQRILPMQCKAEVEVQYDPQGLRFRMDAPLVEQRLVPAY, from the coding sequence ATGCAGTCTGTCTCGACGGAAGATGACCGGCTTGCAACCCTGCGCAGCTACCGGGTTCTCGACACGCCGCCAGAACCTGCGTTCGACGATCTGGTGCAGCTTGCCGCCCGTGCCTGTCAGACTCCCATTGCCCTGATCAGCCTCATCGACGAAGGCAGGCAGTGGTTCAAGGCCGAGGTGGGACTCGGGGTGCGTGAGACGCCTCTCGACCGCTCGATCTGCCTCAGCGCCATGCTTGAGCCGGAAATGACCATCGTTCCAGACCTAGCCGAGGACCCTCGCTTCGCTCACAACCCGCTGGTGACAGAGGAGCCGCACCTGCGCTTCTATGCCGGGGCGGTGCTGCGAACACCGGATGGGGTGCCTTTGGGAGCACTATGCGTGTTCGACCGCGTGGCCCGTGACCTTACGGAGGAGCAGGCTTCCACCCTCACGATGCTGGCGGGACAGGTGATGTCGCAACTGGAACTGCGCCGCGCCATCGCCGAGCGGGATGATGTGCTGGAGGCCAATCGCAGGTTTGAGCAGCGGCAATCTCTTCTCGTCAGAGAGCTTCATCACCGGGTGAAGAACACCTTGGCGACGGTTCAGGCGCTGGTCGGAGCCACGGGTCGGTCCAGCGGCAGCTTTGACGAGTTCTACCGCTCATTCTCGAACCGCATCGTTTCTTTGGCAAAGACCCACAACCTGCTGACCGAGGATTACTGGCAGACCGCACCGCTGCGGGGGATCGCTCTCACCGAACTCAAGCCGTTTGCCGAGGGCCGACAGCCTCGCTTCATGTTGATTGGTCCACCCGTGGAGCTATCGGCTGATCTGGCGGTGCCGGTTGGCATGGCACTCCATGAACTGACCGCTAATGCCATCTGCTATGGGGCTCTGTCGGTCCCAGGCGGACACGTCCAGGTTCGATGGAGTGTGACTCAGATCGAGGAGGTCAGGAAGCTTCATCTGGAATGGAGGGAGTTCGGCGGTCCTATTGTAAGCGAGCCGCAGCACCAAGGGTTTGGCACAACCCTCCTCCAGCGGATTCTGCCCATGCAGTGCAAGGCCGAGGTGGAGGTCCAGTATGACCCGCAGGGCTTGCGGTTTCGGATGGACGCGCCCTTGGTCGAACAGCGGCTGGTTCCAGCCTATTGA
- a CDS encoding response regulator — protein sequence MTKLAGSKPLVLVLEDEALIAFNLHDELQDAGYAVAGPFTTCSAALEWLQTGTPQTAILDAALKDGSCREIALELSRHGVPFLIYSGHHEDRQLLAEFHHVTWIEKPVPSAVLVQACQQLLVGGL from the coding sequence ATGACTAAGCTCGCAGGCAGCAAGCCGCTTGTCCTCGTCTTGGAGGACGAGGCCCTCATTGCCTTCAATCTCCATGATGAGTTGCAGGATGCAGGCTATGCGGTGGCTGGTCCTTTCACGACCTGCTCTGCCGCCCTGGAGTGGCTTCAGACAGGCACACCTCAGACTGCCATTCTGGATGCGGCACTGAAGGATGGTTCGTGCCGCGAGATTGCCCTGGAACTAAGCCGCCATGGAGTGCCGTTCCTGATCTACTCGGGGCATCATGAGGACCGTCAGCTTCTGGCCGAGTTCCACCATGTCACCTGGATCGAAAAGCCGGTTCCGTCTGCTGTTCTGGTCCAAGCCTGTCAGCAGCTTCTGGTCGGCGGTCTCTAA
- a CDS encoding DUF6894 family protein, with amino-acid sequence MPWFYRHIRQGDQLIHDTDGIELTDLDADRADALEGIRDILAEAIKRGNDVPLDDAIVITNKAGRELMTIPFIEALPPRLRGAA; translated from the coding sequence ATGCCTTGGTTTTACCGCCATATTCGACAGGGCGACCAGCTTATCCATGACACTGATGGGATTGAGCTTACCGACCTCGACGCGGATCGGGCGGATGCCCTTGAAGGCATCCGAGACATTCTGGCAGAAGCTATCAAACGCGGGAACGATGTTCCGCTTGACGATGCCATCGTCATAACCAACAAGGCCGGTCGGGAGTTGATGACGATTCCGTTCATTGAGGCCCTGCCCCCACGCCTGCGCGGAGCGGCCTGA
- a CDS encoding Crp/Fnr family transcriptional regulator: protein MIQQITSRVTTYKAHEEVVPEGSTQSHSSLVLKGFAARHQHLAGGKRQITAFHVPGDFMDLHSFLLKKMEDGVGALTPCTVAAVPHSDLREITKNYPYLTRVLWLTTLIDAAVHRTWIMTLGRMDARNRVAHFLCEMHDRLEAVGLTKDHGYDLRITQEELGDAFGLTTVHVNRILQELRGDGLITSRGKSVVINDWERLQKEGQYNPDYLHLSQQIERD, encoded by the coding sequence GTGATCCAGCAGATCACGTCTCGGGTGACCACCTACAAGGCGCATGAGGAGGTGGTGCCCGAGGGCAGCACCCAGTCCCACAGCAGTCTCGTTCTTAAGGGCTTTGCTGCCCGTCACCAGCATCTGGCTGGTGGGAAACGGCAGATCACGGCTTTTCACGTCCCCGGCGATTTTATGGACCTCCACAGCTTCCTCCTCAAGAAGATGGAGGACGGTGTTGGTGCGCTCACACCCTGCACGGTGGCTGCCGTCCCGCACAGTGATCTTCGCGAGATTACGAAGAACTATCCCTACCTCACTCGGGTGCTCTGGCTCACGACACTCATTGACGCTGCGGTGCATCGCACATGGATCATGACGCTCGGACGAATGGATGCTCGCAACCGGGTGGCGCACTTTCTGTGTGAGATGCACGACCGCCTCGAAGCCGTGGGCCTGACGAAGGACCACGGCTATGACCTGCGGATCACTCAAGAAGAGTTGGGCGATGCCTTCGGGCTTACGACCGTCCACGTCAACCGCATCTTGCAAGAACTCCGGGGCGACGGGTTGATCACCTCACGCGGAAAGAGTGTGGTTATCAATGATTGGGAGCGCCTTCAGAAGGAAGGCCAATACAATCCTGACTACCTACACCTAAGCCAGCAAATCGAGCGGGACTGA
- a CDS encoding FtsX-like permease family protein: MQKATSWVFSFRTATSRQTTDARAREALVFSLVGASRREVAMARLMEIAAVGILAAAVGGTAGLIGGWWLTTEAMHIPWEPGLLPFALPLVLGILAAGAAGVFAGTGSLPRGRGEIARRLSA, translated from the coding sequence ATGCAAAAGGCCACGTCTTGGGTATTTTCGTTCAGGACAGCGACGTCGCGACAGACTACGGATGCACGGGCCCGCGAGGCCCTCGTATTCTCCCTGGTCGGGGCATCCCGCCGGGAGGTGGCGATGGCGCGCCTGATGGAGATCGCAGCCGTGGGTATCCTTGCCGCCGCAGTCGGAGGAACGGCTGGCCTCATCGGCGGCTGGTGGCTGACAACCGAGGCCATGCATATCCCGTGGGAACCGGGGCTACTTCCCTTCGCTCTCCCTCTGGTTCTTGGCATTCTCGCCGCGGGAGCAGCAGGAGTGTTCGCCGGTACAGGCTCCCTGCCCCGCGGGCGTGGAGAAATCGCGCGACGATTGAGCGCCTGA
- a CDS encoding DUF4112 domain-containing protein, with amino-acid sequence MRLDTLARFLDGAVRVPGTNIRFGADALLNLIPGVGTLTSKGMSAYLIWEARRLGVPMSTLLRMMGNVGVDFVISAIPLVGWVGDVFYRSNLRNMDLLRRHLDKAHPVPNRFQR; translated from the coding sequence GTGCGTCTCGATACCCTGGCGCGGTTTCTCGACGGCGCTGTCCGCGTTCCGGGAACCAACATTCGCTTCGGCGCGGACGCGCTCCTGAATTTGATCCCGGGTGTCGGCACGCTAACCTCAAAGGGCATGTCGGCCTACCTGATCTGGGAGGCGCGCCGCCTGGGCGTACCCATGTCGACGCTCCTGCGCATGATGGGCAATGTCGGCGTTGACTTCGTGATCAGCGCCATTCCACTCGTGGGCTGGGTCGGCGACGTGTTCTACCGCTCGAACCTGCGCAACATGGATCTGCTCCGCAGGCATTTGGACAAGGCGCATCCGGTGCCGAACCGCTTCCAACGCTGA